The DNA sequence ACAGGTGTACAAGGATGTATAAGTACTTAGAGAAATCTGGTTGGGATATACTCATGTATTCTAAGGGGAAGGCTGTAGAACTCATCATTTCTGACATCTCCCTTCCTATTCTGGAAGGGCACCCACCAAGGCAATCCTCTGTCTTCAGCTGCACGCCTGGCATCCAGTGTATTATCAAGCAGCGTCCCAACAATCATTGCCACAGTTGGAGGTGATGAGAATATTGAATTCAAAATGTCATTGAACTGCAGCAAAAGATGCAAACCGACATTTGGGGATGTTTAGCTGATTGTTAGGCAGTGCAGTGATAAAGGGTCTAAAAAAATTCTGCTTCTGCATTGGGCTGGACTTATAACCTTTTACATGAGAACATCTTTTCCTTAGCTCCTCTATCTGTGAATGTAATGCTTTGCTACACCCCTAAAGGCTAAATGTTGATCTAGGTAGCTTCTAgagcttcttctttgtttttatcATTCAACTTTCCAATGCTTCATTGCGTGTCAAGCCCCCCTCACATAGTGTTGTTCAGTTGTTGTCTTAGAAACTCCTCTTATGACTTTGAGTAATGACCCAGTCATGACAAATCCTGTCACATTGATCCCAAACGACGGAGGAGGCTACGTtaaccaaaaaatgaaattgacCATAGGTGGTTTCTAGaacatgattttttatttttttttaaataagaaacATGTTGCCTCATTAGATGCACAAAAATGGCATATTTTACTCATCATACATTGATTAAATGAAACTATTATGATAACGTACTGTATCATCAAACCCAAGTTATATAAACCAGACCGGATATTCACATATGGACTGTAGGCCATGTTATATAAACCAGACCGGTGACTGGCCAACCAATGAATTAGACCAACACTGGACACCAAAGCGATACTATTTTCAGGCCAGATCCCAGTTTTATTCTATGAAAAGAAAACCAGCCCAGCAGGATCCTAAACGGTTtggtgtttggttcgattttataAACTAAGCAGTCTAACTGGACCACAATGGCTCATTGAACCAGGAAAATCAGAACGATTCCTTTTCCGATCCATGGGTTTTCTCTGGTTTGGACTGGTTTTGTCCATTTTGAAAAGTACAAAATGGATTGTTTCCTCCTGACCATCGCCCCCCAATATTATATGGGTCAAATTGAAATTATGTGTTCTCTTCCTTTCCAAATTGAAGGGTCGTTtaataacgtttcaagaaatgcgtttctgtcatatctgtgtctagaaaccacataaatgaaacaaaaagcgtttgataaaactgtttcatttcacttgtttttagaaatagaaattgaaaattttacctatttataattcaagaaacgacccaggcgaaacaagtttctccgtttctggaaacgattCGTGGACATTCTTTCGCTGATTATTattgacttccagaaacatgacttatcaaacacctttagtttcgtttctgtttctataaatggaaatttatgtttctgccgtttcttaaaacaaaaacgagaaaaacgttgtcaaacgggcCGAAGTTTTTCTATGAACCACATAGAGAATTACTGCATGTGGGGTATGGGTTTCCTATGATCTTAGACTTAAGGTTCAAACCAAACAGTTCCAGAACCTCATTGATCTATAAATACCACCATACGATaggttctcttcttctccaccACCACTAGGCACTAAGGCATTCACATCAACCTACCATTAAGGTTGTCCTGCCCTATTGAGAATttattcccttctttcttctttgcatCATTTTCTTCCTTTAGCAAAAAATGGCTGACTACCATTAGCAATGAGTTCAGTTGTCCAATCGATCCTGCTAGGCTTTTCAAGGCTGCAATCCTTGATGCACACAACTTACTTCCCAAGATCGTTCCtgacaaaataaaatccatTGAAATTCAAGGAGATGATGGGGCTGGATCCATCAAGCGGATCAACTTGGCtgatggtctctctctctctctctctctctccttttcttctattttatcctttattttgtattgaaataaattgaaagttTTCTTTGTTTAATATGTAGATGGCCCTTTTGATTTTATCAAGCATCGGATCGACGAAGTTGATGAACAAAATTTTAAGTGCAAGTTTAGTCTAATCGAAGGTGCTGTAGTAGGGGAAAAGATTGAAAAGGTTGTTGATACAGTTCAGTTTGTGGCCTCAGCAGACGGGGGATCTATCATTAAGGCTACTTCTGAGTTTTACACTACTGGTGATTACACAATGGGtgaagatgaaatccaaatgGGCAAAGACATGGCCGTTGGAACTTTCAAGGTGGTGGAAGGTTACCTCTTGCAGAACCCAGATGCATATGCTTAAGAGTCTCTTTAGTTACTCTATTATTACATCAATAGAGCTATTATGGCACAATGACTAAATGTCACCCATTGTGTTtgtgtctttcttttttttctttttttcctttttctgggGGAGGGCGGGGTGAGAGGGGTAAGTTGTTGGTCAAGGAATGTTAAGGTTGTTAATTTGTACTTAGTAAAGGAGGATttgttagaagaaaaaaaaatctatttcataataattatattttggATTTGTGTTTCAATAAGATAGGATAAACATCACTTATTTTCATAGCAGGCTGAATTACCACTTACATCACTCTTCGAATTACTACACAACAGTTAGGAACTAATTAGAATAAAGGGAAATGCCTGGGTATGCCATCGGTATACCTAtgtttgtgtctatctctctcttccttccctttaaaaATTCTCTTATGCCCCTCTCATCCAAACCCTCCCATTCGTTGAACCACTAAGTTTAGGAAATCCAACGATAGAATTGACCTCCTCCCATAATTAAAATATACGCATATAGTGGCTGTTGAGCCAGTTAGGCTCAGATTATGGAGAGACAAGCAACTTTGacctaatgttttttttttcttaggtaaAACCTTGACCTAATCATGGTTTCTACActatgattttccttttttatttttcttcttttaactaaaaaacaattttaatttgaCAAATGTAGGTAGCATGATAAGAAAAATTTGACCTAATCTTATATGCTAGATGTTTGGACCAACCAGATATACTAAGAAATGGAATGACTAGATCAGAggacggaaaaaaaaaaccggAAGTTGACTTGTCAATATTAGATATAATTCATATAATTGTAACTAATAGTATCTCACATCAGGCATCCAATTAAGATTTAAATAACGGATAAGTGAGAGCTACGGACTCGAGCATCAGCTTAGAATTTCTTCCCttcaaacaaaaataatagtTTTACTACAGGAGGGTTTCTTCCCCTCACCTCATTGCCTCTCTTCTTAAAGCTACGTTACAGCAAAAGTTACAGTCAAAGTTTTTGAACCTAGGAAATGGCGGGAGGCGGGAGGCGGGAGGCGGGAGGCGGGAGAGGGGGACGGGAGATGGTGTTTCATGTAATACCCTGAAATTTGATTCAAGGGTACTTTTATCTTTTGACCATTATAAGGTCAGGATGACTTAAAGTGGGGATAGTAGACCATTGAGGGTGCATCAATACTTGGCAAGTAGCAAAATGGTAAATCAAGGTTCAAAGGCAAAATGGTTATTACTATGGCAAAAACTCTAcagttattctttttttttttcattctttcttaGTACAAATTCTGATTTCTAGCTATCTCATGTGTTTCTTGGGTGTTTCTTAGCCCCTTTGTATGCtacttctattctttttttttcttctttaatacaATTGAATctctaatgaaaaaaaatgtgatttctagcgagaaaaaaaaaattaactaacAAGTGAAAACGACCTAACTAACTAATTGCtgctaattaataattaacaaatgaagGCTTCCCTAATAAATTTGCGGACCTTCCTTTTGATAGGACAACCTTGAGCATAAAGTAAGGGAGATaaagtaagaaaagagagagaaagagaattagaGATCTATTGTGactagaagagaggaagagagagagttggagatgaAGTAGGAAATGGAGAGATAAACTTGGAGATAAatagggaggggagagagaagcaaAAAATGTGGCTCTCTTGTCTCTCACCCTCTATTTAAGGAAAagcaaaaaagacaaaaaatgaggGGGAGAATCatggggaagaaagaggagaaggaagaagaaaaagaaaaaagaatcaaggttTCGAACGATTTTCATGGTAAAAGTTTTTGGCCTATGATTTAATTACTTTTTATGTTCTACTTGGGGATATATTATGAATATTGAACATAGTTAGGGATTGTTTTATGACCTAAAATAATTATTGAGAGTACATACATATGTTTGTATGACctcctaaaattttcattaaattcgGAGTTAATTTGACACACGAAAAAATTCATATACTCGAATAGATTACTGTCAGAGAAGTTTTTTATACCTAAGAATGGTGGTGGTGACAGAGGAATATATACTTCgaatttttatatgattttcttATTGTGATGACTTCTATGAGTCTTTTAAATTACTGAAAAGTTGAAAGTGATTTGAGTTCGAGAAAGTGTATTAATGAGTTTTTCAAATTTGTTAGACAAAATCTGTTATAGTCTGAaggcccttttttttattattaatatctAACCTAAGAAGGATTTTCTAATGTTATTTTCGTATgagacttatatatatatatatatatatatatatatgtgagtTAGGTTTAAATAGGATCTAATTTTAACTTATTTGAAATTTCagagatatttattttttgtttttctatgtCAATAGGCAGAATATTGATGAAATTGTATAAGAAGATATGAGGATTGTTCTATTTTGAACGATAAATGAAATCGATACTTGAAATGATTTCAAGGTGAGTGCAACCTTTACCTTAACTTGTTTATGTTTATAAGTATTATCCAAAATAGAATTTTATGAATACTAAATCTATTCTAAACATTAGATTTTATGGTGTCTTGTCattaaaaatctgatttttgcAAACTTAATGTTATGTACATAAGAGAATGATGaagaaattgaattttattttatgatttgcATTGTGTGTACATAACAGAATTTTTCAAATTGAGCATTGATTACATATTGTTAGTtactaatattattttttaagttgtGATTATGATTGTATAGAGTAATGTACTATATGCATTACATGATTCTTATACTATATGAGTTTTTGTTTGTGCATGTATTCTATTAAATTTggtttataaaattttactagTTTCATGTATGAGATGCGTGGTTTGTTGTGGTAATGATGCTTTATATTACCGGCTTTGTTTGATGAGGGATGTGAGACTTCCTTGTTCATCGCTTTGTTATTTGTTTAGatgatttttaataaaaattgaagTTGATTTCATGTTCACATAGAGACCGACTAGGGTGGAATGAAAGTATTGATTACACTTGAATTATGAGCTTGTTTGCATTTATATATCTTCGTTATTGGATGACTTTATTGTTATTTGTCTCTCCTAATTAACATTGGCGTTATAATGCTGAGATGAGGATTGGTTCATTGGACATTTTATTAATGGAACTGTGGACTACTAGATGACGCAACATACCCTCAATAGGATATACCAATTGATACTTAACATTCGGGAGGTATGACTTGGCCTTTGGGAGGTTGGGCACTAAATAGCTTCTACGAGTTTCTGCATGTTGAATGGAGGCAATATGGTACTGTGACGCATTGGCCATTCATGGATGATATTTTCAATTCGTTATATACTTTTTTTGCGAGTTATCATATGCACTTATGTGGTGATATAAATGTAGCAATATAAATATGTGTGGtataattttttgttcttgaaaatttttatgtTATACTATGTATGTTTTCTTGGTATTGATTGTATGATCGTGACTTCAAACATATATGTTTAGTGTGGTGGTTCTGCTTACTAAGTTTCTTCCCAGAGATTTACTTTCATTTCTTACAAATGACGTTGGTgagaacaattatggagaggaCGTGAACATTGAACCTATTGTTGATCAGTAGGAGAACATTGCTTATGGATTAGAATAAGACAATGATTTTTATTGTTAGATAATATAGACTTTGATTTAGACTTTTAAGACGTAATTTAATTCAACATTACGTTAAGTTTGAAATTTGTAATAGATAGttaaactttgaattttaaattagtTTAGTTAACTCTTGCTTGCACTTATCTTGTGTGCATATGCTACTTTGGTTTATTATCGCCTAAAACTTAAGATTCTGTTGACCTTTGATATCCGAAAACCCTAGGCCGGGTTTAAGGTCGTCACATTTCAAGTTTGCTATCTCATCACAATTTATGGTATTATGTGTACAAATGGAAATtactttatgtttttctttgcCGACAAAATCAAAAGACAATGGATGATCTCTTgaagtggtggaagaggaaaccGAGGACTATAAATGTCAAAGAGCCTTGGATGATAGGGCTGGTCATTATCTCTTCcaacatttggtgggaaagaaataggagGCACTGTGATGGCAGAAGCAGGATTGCTTTATtcatttttcatataatttgacAGGAGATCAAGATATGTAATGTCAACAGTAAATGAGTGGTAAAAAAACCGTGGCAAATGTCATTTGTTGCAGAAAGTTGAATTTGCCTATTGAAGCTCGTCTCTCTAAACCACCATGGGAGGTGTTCTAGCCTGTGTAAGCCACTAGGAAATTGGATTAAATTAAATGCAAACAGAAGCTCATTGGGCAACCCGGGCAAAGCAGGAGTAGGCGGACTTTTAAAGAATAGCTCCAGTCAAGTTTGTCTTTCCTTCAGCTCATGCATAGGCGTGAAACCAATTTTTGAGACAGAATTTGAGATTGTCATGGAAGGTGTCATATCAGCTAAAGAATTAAACCCACCTGCCCTGTGGATTGAATCGCACTTTACTATTATGGTCACCTCTATTCAGTCGAATCAAATTCCTTGACTCGCACTCCATAAGTGGTTTTATATCCTTCCATATCTCATATCAATTCCCCGAAAAATTACACACTGATTTAGGGAAGCTAATCCCATAGCGGACTACCTTGCCAACATTGCAGTAAAATCGGGTGCTTCAAGAACAATGATTGCTTTCTCCTCTCACATCTCAGAAGAGTTTTGGGTTGATCTCCctattgatggccatgccatAAGTGGGGTGATCCTTCCTCCAGAAGATTCTAGTGTTTTCAGTTTCATTTTACGttgcattttcttcttcctttttaataaaattatcctttagcaaaagaaaaaaaatttggttggtCTTCTCTAGGTATGTTAACCGCACCAAATTCTAGAGGTGGATAAATATACCACTCTTAATCCAAGCCAATCCAAATCTACTAGGTCGATGTAGCTAAAGATgtgaaaccaaattgaaaccgtttatcaaaattgaatcgaGCTATTTACAATAAACCGTAAAACCCTtttataaatgatttaatttttttgttttaaaatcgAGACCACTTAGTTAAATGGCTTAAAccgaatcgaaccatttaaGTAAATAGTTAAATTGATTAAGTTTAAGTCATTAAATgttaagtttatatatatatatatatatatatatttcagtaataaaaaaattaacaacaaaaaaattcaattcaatgttaaaatttatatctatttcactaaaaattttaaaggtaaagaagttgtGTTATTAGTTTTGTGGATTTTTCATTATCAAGAGATCTAAGGTACCTTACTATGGGTAGAAAACTAAAACACAAAACCATGATCAATTTCATTGTTTTACTTCTTCAAACCATCTAAAATAACATGTAagcttttaaaaaataacaagtaAAAAGCAGTGATAATCAAATAAACAAGTCCCGGAATAGCTTTAGTACTATCACCGAACAAGTTTATAGTAATAGCTAGAACTAAAAGTCGATCAACTAAAACCTCTATTAGAGAAAGTACCACTCAAATACATCAAACTATAGCTGTAAAATTTGAACATGAGAACAAAAGTATATCTTTTGAAATGGTActtgtcacgccccgttcacatagaaccggaccaaTGACCTGGTTCCCTCTggataacccaaaaccaccaggatcatctgatacagtaaccatagTATAGCAAGCCATAAATAATCATTGAATACAATATTCTAgttcagcggaagtcttgtcataaatgattatctttaatttttcatatattcttgatacccaaattgttatacataaagtatttacatataggcccgtaggcatgatatttacataagaaatagcaatttaactatcgagaaCACCAAAGGGaaatattccaaaagaataaaaaagagtacgGTAAATAGATTATGTCACTAttgccctgcaacacaaccctcacacgggcaGCCATCACCGTATTTGAATTCTTCGGGGatccaccaatcccccactggggtttcatcAGTGGGACCCAGCATGGGTTTCTCTACAGAGTatcttgcaaaatcatctaaaaaggtgcaTACACGAAGGGTGAGCTCACAAGCTTAGTAATTGAggccacagtgcacgtatgccccgggtTCGAGACGCGTTCTCCATCTTGTGAtaagcccatagggttgtcaaagAAGGGCCACCATGAGCACTCAGAAAAATAATCGAGGCCTAACcacaacagaaatgtaaatcatggccgaatcatagcagaaaagtaaatcgtggccaaaccatagcaaaaattaaaagcagtatgattagCCCTCTCAATATATCACCAAGattttcaactgtcctaatgatcagccaaacatacttctaaccaccacggttGTCCGCGATCGACACTTCCTCCCAGTGATAGCCCAACATGTAAaccccctattgggaagggtcgtaacacGAAAGAATATgatatcctaaccacatgctcctacatgagatagtacaactgtataGTACTTCTATATCCCACTtcacggtgtaccaatgcatttgtttctaaGTCGACTATaacatctaatctagaaatcccacataTGTTCGGAAGATCATCGTCATACCACATCATATGATAAATTCATTCTCATGATTCCAAGCAAGTAACaagcatttagaaatttaatatataacatgttcagctctaaatgcatcattcatacatcaagcatatgcatgggaatgacaatcggaatgtcaatatagtctatgaatgcataggatgccaaaaacactctaaaaataagatcaaagtcctaTCCCCACTGACCTATTCTTGTGGAAGAATTAGCACTTGCGATACAGGTATGATCCAGAGTGAGAATatgagtttctcgaaacctagcacagataaggAGTTTAAAAATACGTTCAATTTAGGACTATAATTGACATAGAATATGGTCACGACACGCATAATAGCATAAAGAAGGTTGTCGGTGAGTTTGAGTTTCATtgaagctcatttgggctacaggtgggtcacattggtaggtgtggcacccgCCGGTAGACATAGAGGAGACAGGTGTGTTACATAGGTAGGTGTGGCACCTGCCGCTCATTTTGCGagttttgttgtttttcttcctttcttcattccacctcttgAAAGCCCAATAGGGTGGTTCCCACTCCAtttccacacattctaagcctcatctacttgattgttcCATGGATCTAAGCTATTAACAAGATTTGAGGAAAGTAATCATATTTTAActtgaaaaatcccaaatcttggaatcctcttcccaaactcaaatgctatttcaataattcccaaatctttgtttcccttttcaaatccttcaagaaaaTCATATAAGGGTTCCATTATTTTGTAGATTCAACAACACacaaaaagggtttcatcatatttcAAGGGTTCATGGCATTATTTACCTCAAAATGTAAATCTCGAGACATCGGACACTATTCTGGTAATGAAAAGGTAAGATATGGCTCCGGAATCCAAGGGGGAagcctcttccctcttctttctctccttcttcctcttttctccctcttctttactcctctcactaACTTGCTgaaaccataaatgagggagagagatataaaggctatttataccctagtcaATAAATATCTTTTAAAGTccgtttggttttgcccatttatggatCAAAACATCTTAAATCGTGTTTTGATCGACTACTATTTCAATGAGGAATCCAAAATACACGTGCTCACCTAAGCTGGGTTTGCTAGGGCCCACAGTACATATACAAGTGGGTTACACTgatgggtctcgcacctactaATAATACCCACCAGTTAGCCAAACAAACCAATTTTGTTGTACATTCACATATGGTAACGTACATTTCttattcgtacatggccttgtgatatgtgcaagggcacagATTTGGCTTGCTAATCACTTTGAGTACCGATCCAATCTTATCTGGCCACcccgcatttgacgtcacccttggtGTCAGGCACCAGAATCAACCTGTTCCGGTTCGGACCCTTCAAGACCAAGTCGAACTGACCGGTCAATAAAccaggtttaaagagcagggctctacagtTTGGCAATTCTAGTTCCATCTGGTACCTAACCGGTATTTTAGTACTGCTCCCATTGGAAGTCTTGTCCCAGAACCTTCCCATCTCATTTATTATTGAGTACCAAAATCAAATCTCAGTACTGTACCGTTTATTAAACAGTCTAGTATAGAATTAGCGGGACGGTTCTGGGGCGTTCCCAATTCTAATCTAAATTGAAATCTTTATGAGAAGCTACAAAAATAGAAGAACCATTTTAGTGGAAAatgtttctttttgttcttttacccagaaaataaaataaaataatacaacATATTGTTTGTTGATTTTGATTGAGGAGTTTGATGCAGTTTAGCTTAATTGAATCCCTAAAATCATCGGCACTAGTACTTTGACTCTAGAGATAGTAACCTTAAATAAATCAATCGTCTATTGCACATGTCTTATGTCACCTTAATAAATTTCATACAACTTTATCATGTATCAATCTACTCCTAAAttaactataattttttttttttggataaaatttccttttcctttgttGACCTCAAATTCATCAACACAATGGTGCTAATTACTCATCTTACAATTAATCACATTGTTTTTAGATCACaagagtctttgt is a window from the Macadamia integrifolia cultivar HAES 741 chromosome 5, SCU_Mint_v3, whole genome shotgun sequence genome containing:
- the LOC122078070 gene encoding major strawberry allergen Fra a 1.07-like, which gives rise to MWGIHINLPLRLSCPIENLFPSFFFASFSSFSKKWLTTISNEFSCPIDPARLFKAAILDAHNLLPKIVPDKIKSIEIQGDDGAGSIKRINLADDGPFDFIKHRIDEVDEQNFKCKFSLIEGAVVGEKIEKVVDTVQFVASADGGSIIKATSEFYTTGDYTMGEDEIQMGKDMAVGTFKVVEGYLLQNPDAYA